In Raphanus sativus cultivar WK10039 unplaced genomic scaffold, ASM80110v3 Scaffold3136, whole genome shotgun sequence, one genomic interval encodes:
- the LOC108817370 gene encoding uncharacterized protein LOC108817370 isoform X2, with translation MNNRSQNTRSSGSRSRVRAGSVARGSGSRSVYGRSSNHGEGTSGDGPTNNEFRIAELRSNGVENLNDEEIAELFLLEEEEAMSTCISPMLQHYSRYFCKRPTSSDPEKGWHIILDQIYGKEISCQTLIRMSLEAFTRLCGILHETYGLEASRRMSLDESCNISNHLCTK, from the exons ATGAACAACAGATCGCAAAACACACGTTCAAGTGGTAGTAGAAGCCGTGTTCGTGCTGGATCAGTAGCTCGTGGTAGTGGTTCGAGAAGTGTCTATGGAAGATCATCAAATCATGGAGAAGGAACAAGCGGTGATGGTCCAACAAACAAT GAGTTTCGAATTGCTGAGTTACGCTCAAATGGTGTTGAAAATCTTAATGATGAAGAGATTGCGGAGTTGTTTTTACTAGAAGAAGAGGAGGCCATGAGCACATGCATATCTCCTATGTTGCAACATTATTCAAGATATTTTTGTAAACGACCTACAAGCTCGGATCCGGAAAAAGGATGGCATATTATACTAGATCAAATTTACGGTAAAGAAATTTCATGTCAAACACTTATTAGGATGAGTCTTGAGGCTTTCACACGGTTATGTGGAATACTGCATGAGACTTATGGGTTAGAAGCTTCCAGACGCATGAGTCTTGATGAGAGTTGCAATATTTCTAATCATTTGTGCACAAAATGA
- the LOC108817370 gene encoding uncharacterized protein LOC108817370 isoform X1 — protein sequence MNNRSQNTRSSGSRSRVRAGSVARGSGSRSVYGRSSNHGEGTSGDGPTNNEVTPCNRKYIMVLQNNPLPFKDLLDRIDGEHDVEQDDHYSPYILGVHFQNTENEETTNDDTHLRGTDEFGRTSYPSVNLNLSAYDEEEPRISRSPVRSSREASRHSPYTSRRSSSGIRSTSSTRRAYTRRSNFEAQIDGRFQQMEESRGQLLDIVRSRNNPKPTYGDALVVLESLPIEPMNTFWWEANKLLMNDEDIRDGFMKLKSEENKIRHLERLSGVDRYGNPCELVNLRGQAAQVEVVM from the exons ATGAACAACAGATCGCAAAACACACGTTCAAGTGGTAGTAGAAGCCGTGTTCGTGCTGGATCAGTAGCTCGTGGTAGTGGTTCGAGAAGTGTCTATGGAAGATCATCAAATCATGGAGAAGGAACAAGCGGTGATGGTCCAACAAACAAT GAGGTTACTCCATGCAATCGCAAATATATAATGGTCTTGCAAAAcaatcctcttccattcaaagATTTGCTTGACCGAATCGATGGTGAACATGATGTAGAACAAGATGATCATTATTCACCATACATTCTTGGCGTTCATTTCCAGAACACGGAAAATGAAGAAACAACTAATGATGATACTCATCTACGTGGAACAGATGAATTTGGCCGAACCTCATACCCTTCTGTTAATCTTAATCTAAGTGCATATGATGAAGAGGAACCAAGAATTTCGCGATCACCTGTTCGTTCTTCAAGAGAAGCAAGTCGACATTCTCCATACACGAGTAGAAGGTCATCTTCAGGTATTCGTAGCACATCATCAACACGGCGTGCTTATACAAGAAGATCCAATTTTGAGGCTCAGATTGATGGACGATTTCAACAGATGGAGGAATCTCGTGGACAATTGCTGGATATTGTGCGCTCGCGTAATAACCCAAAACCAACATATGGCGATGCACTTGTCGTGCTTGAATCTTTGCCTATTGAGCCAATGAATACATTTTGGTGGGAAGCAAACAAGTTGTTGATGAACGATGAAGATATTCGTGATGGGTTTATGAAATTAAAAAGCGAAGAGAATAAAATTCGGCATTTAGAGAGGTTATCTGGAGTGGATAGATATGGAAATCCTTGTGAGCTTGTTAATCTACGAGGGCAAGCAGCACAAGTGGAAGTGGTCATGTAA